Proteins encoded together in one Yersinia mollaretii ATCC 43969 window:
- a CDS encoding SDR family NAD(P)-dependent oxidoreductase has protein sequence MVRSFPAVGWYNASKFAVEGLSEALSLEVAPLGIRVILLEPSVFATDWAGNSAAEVIPRKIIADYEPTAGVQRKAFRERCRQRTGCSGPWVREDVADREAISRGADHPEQ, from the coding sequence ATGGTGCGCTCTTTCCCGGCAGTTGGCTGGTATAACGCATCAAAATTTGCTGTGGAAGGGTTATCCGAGGCACTCTCCCTCGAAGTCGCTCCGCTGGGAATTCGGGTTATCCTGCTTGAACCGAGTGTATTTGCCACCGACTGGGCGGGTAACTCGGCCGCAGAGGTGATACCACGTAAAATCATTGCTGATTATGAGCCGACAGCCGGCGTACAGAGAAAAGCGTTTCGTGAAAGGTGCCGGCAAAGAACCGGGTGCTCCGGACCGTGGGTGCGTGAAGACGTGGCGGATCGGGAAGCAATAAGCCGCGGTGCGGACCACCCTGAACAGTAA